In Pirellulales bacterium, the genomic stretch GAGAGAGCCGGCTTCGCGGTCGAATTCGAGCGAAACGACGCCTTCACAACAACCAAGCGAGGCGTCGTCGCAACCGGCCTCGTAGAGTCGGTTGGCCAGCTCTTCGCTGACATCGTCCAGCCCCTCAAGGATTACCGTAAAGGCAAAAGTGGCGACTGCGACAGTCATAGGCTTCACCATGTTAATGAGGGCACATGTCCACCGCACGGCGTATGCGCCGCGCGTGCTCGATCGGACGCTTCGGCGTCGAGTAAACCGACCTTTTGCAGCCGCCGCGGCTCGCCGCCGAACAGAACAGGATGCCCCACGCGTGGCCGCCCGAGATCCGCACCGTCCAGCCGTGCTTCTCGGCATAGGCAACCGCGGCCTCAACGTCTTTATCGGGGTGCCGCGGTCTGGCCATCAACCAATTGTAGTCAAGCTCCCATGAATGGCCAAGGAAACCCGCAACGCGGCAGGAGCGTTTTGTCCAACCGATGCTTGAACGCCGCGCCCGCCGTGGCATAATGGCAGCGTCAAAGCCGCAAGGCACCGCGAACGAGCCGAATGACCCATGAAAACCTGCCCGGCCTGCTCCGCCGAAAACAACGCTGACAGCAAGTTCTGCGCGGCCTGCGGCGGCGTGCTCGCGCCGGGGCCGGAGGCCACGGTCGATCATAACCCTTCGTCCGCTCATGGCCGGTTCCTGCCGGGAACCAAAATCGCCGGCCGCTATCGCATCGTGTCCCTCGCCGGCCGGGGCGGCATGGGTGAGGTCTATCGCGCCGATTGCCTTGAAGCTCGGTCATCCGGTGGCGCTCAAATTCCTGCCGCCCGGCGTCGCCGAGAGTTCGCGGCGCTTTCAGTTATTTGTGAGCGAGGTGCGCTTGAGCCGGCAGCTCGCGCATCCCAACGTTTGCCGGGTCTATGACATCGACGAGGTGGAGGGCCAGCACTTTCTGTCGATGGAGTTTATCGACGGCGAGGACCTGAAAGGTTTGCTGCACCGCATCGGGCGTTTGCCCAGGGACAAGGGCCTCGAGATTGCCCAGCAGCTTTGCGCGGGTCTGGCGGCGGCCCACGAGAAGGGCGTGTTGCACCGCGATCTGAAGCCGGCCAACGTCATGATCGATGGCCGGGGCCAGGCGCGCATCACCGACTTCGGCCTCGCACGCCTGGAGGACAGTGCCAGTGGCGTCGGCGAGATTGCCGGCACGCCGGCCTACATGGCGTCGCGAACAATTGTCGGCCCCTGGCCGGCCTTGAGAAGGTCTTTGGCTTGGTTCTTGAGCTGGTGGGCTCGGTTCGTTCCGTCAACACAGAATCGCCTTGAACGCTTGGCGTCCAGTTTATCAAGTCTGGTGCTTTTGAGAAGCTCTTGGGCCGCTGCCAGTGCCCACCAGCCCTGCGAAGAGATTGGAAAAGCAGCCATGACCGGTATACTGAAAAAGAGCACAATTTCGCGCCAGCCGCATCGGAGGTGGCCGCGGGAAATTCTACGCTCAACCTTGGCGAAGCCGTGCCGAAAACCGAAGTCACGACGATCCCAAGGGCATTTGTGGTGGGTGCGGGAGCTGTCACGCCGCGTCGCGCATACGTTGCGGAGTCAATAATTGGACTTCTCCCCTTTTCCCCGTCTGGTGATTCAGGCGCTGCGTGAACTGGGCCAGGAGCACGTGACACGAGAGCGGCGAGACCACTTGAAGCGGACGCTTCCAGCCGACGAGCGGCGGGAACTGCTCAACGACCTGCGGCTTGCACCGGCCTGGATGCACCCGATTTTCCGGGAACTCGCCGAGGAGAACGCATGAAGCTCGGCTTCACGACCCATCGTCGCAGCCGGCGCGATTCGAGTATCTCAAACGCTCGGTGAACCGGCCGGCTTCGACGAAATTCTTGCGACGCTGGCAGGGCTGGAACGCCGCATCAATCAAGCCGGCTGGCCATTCAGCGGCTTTCCGACTTGAAGCGATTCTGCTACACACGGGACATCGGCGGATGATATAACAGCAACATGGGAAAGAAAACCGCCCGCCCCTGGCGAATTACCCGCACCGCCATCGCCAAGCTGGCGCGGCAGATCGCGGAGCGCTTTCAGCCTGACAGGATTATCCTGTTCGGCTCGCATGCTTACGGCGAACCGGACGACGATAGCGATGTGGACCTGCTCGTGATCATGCCGGCCAAGAACATGGTCAACCAGGCCGCCAAGATTCGTTTGGCCCTCGATTATGATTTTCCGCTA encodes the following:
- a CDS encoding serine/threonine-protein kinase translates to MALKFLPPGVAESSRRFQLFVSEVRLSRQLAHPNVCRVYDIDEVEGQHFLSMEFIDGEDLKGLLHRIGRLPRDKGLEIAQQLCAGLAAAHEKGVLHRDLKPANVMIDGRGQARITDFGLARLEDSASGVGEIAGTPAYMASRTIVGPWPALRRSLAWFLSWWARFVPSTQNRLERLASSLSSLVLLRSSWAAASAHQPCEEIGKAAMTGILKKSTISRQPHRRWPREILRSTLAKPCRKPKSRRSQGHLWWVRELSRRVAHTLRSQ
- a CDS encoding nucleotidyltransferase domain-containing protein, which translates into the protein MGKKTARPWRITRTAIAKLARQIAERFQPDRIILFGSHAYGEPDDDSDVDLLVIMPAKNMVNQAAKIRLALDYDFPLDLIVRTPEYLQERLKMDDWFVREILSRGEVLYEKGHTRMDAKG